A stretch of the Dioscorea cayenensis subsp. rotundata cultivar TDr96_F1 chromosome 4, TDr96_F1_v2_PseudoChromosome.rev07_lg8_w22 25.fasta, whole genome shotgun sequence genome encodes the following:
- the LOC120258604 gene encoding B3 domain-containing protein Os01g0723500-like: MERNPHFFKVLLGDFSQRLGIPVEFLKHISTATSERVTLKGPSGRCWNAELNKSRKGTFLCGGWADFAEDHALREYEFLVFRYDGDFCFTVKIFGVNACEREDLFKVIQRKRLKLCEIKDKSRRLVESSLDVGRVFNSQAIKKEVQSDHVSVLVPDADGGNCLEHSETLKDVKIKSECDYLPIKIIPSSKKVYKRSCFRKRQLVIHEERSEAQEAANSFTSKFPFTTVKLCQYHISKPYVMRLPRTFSLAHLPRNKSVLILKDPNMKSWEVTHIPRKVDLDRLSGGWPAFCHGNDLKIGDLCVFELVKPLELNVHIIR; encoded by the exons ATGGAGAGGAATCCCCATTTCTTCAAAGTCCTGCTTGGAGACTTCTCTCAGAGGCTG GGAATACCAGTTGAGTTTCTGAAGCATATATCAACTGCAACATCAGAAAGAGTTACCTTAAAGGGTCCCAGTGGAAGATGTTGGAATGCAGAACTCAACAAAAGCAGAAAAGGCACATTCCTCTGTGGAGGGTGGGCAGATTTTGCCGAGGATCATGCACTCAGAGAGTACGAGTTTTTGGTTTTCCGATATGATGGGGATTTTTGTTTTACTGTGAAGATTTTCGGTGTAAATGCATGTGAGAGAGAGGATCTATTTAAAGTAATTCAGAGAAAAAGGCTCAAGTTATgtgaaataaaagataaatcgAGACGGCTTGTGGAAAGCTCATTGGATGTTGGCCGCGTTTTTAACTCTCaagcaataaaaaaagaggTACAAAGTGACCATGTTTCTGTGTTGGTTCCTGATGCTGACGGAG GAAATTGTTTGGAACATTCTGAAACTTTGAAGGATgttaaaatcaaatcagaatGTGATTACCttccaattaaaataattccTTCATCCAAAAAAGTCTATAAAAGGAGTTGCTTTCGCAAAAGACAGCTTGTGATTCATGAAGAAAGATCAGAAGCACAGGAAGCTGCCAACTCTTTCACATCAAAATTTCCTTTTACAACTGTGAAGCTTTGTCAATATCATATCTCAAAGCCATATGTTATG AGGCTCCCCCGCACCTTTTCTCTGGCACATCTCCCTCGAAATAAGTCAGTTTTGATACTCAAAGATCCAAATATGAAGTCATGGGAGGTCACTCACATACCACGAAAAGTAGATCTTGATCGTCTGTCAGGTGGGTGGCCCGCCTTTTGCCATGGCAATGACCTCAAGATAGGTGACTTGTGTGTGTTTGAGCTTGTGAAACCACTTGAGCTTAATGTTCACATCATCAGATGA
- the LOC120259335 gene encoding B3 domain-containing protein Os01g0723500-like: MGKAASLMERKPHFFKVLLGDFSQRLGIPVQFLKHISTATSKRVTLQGPSGRCWNAELGKSSKGTFLCGGWAEFAEDHALREYEFLVFQYDGDFIFTVKIFGVNACEREDLFTVIQRKRRKLYEVKDKSRQHVESSLDVGRVLRSQVIKKVVHNDDVSMLGPDADGGNCLERSETLKDVKIKSECDDLPIGIIPSPKKVYKRSCFQKRKLVIHEERSQAPETANSFTSKFPFATVKLCRSHITQPYVMRLPYAFSRTHLPRKKLVLIMKDPNMKSSEVTYIPQKGDADFLSAGWHNFFRGNGLKLGDVCVFELVKPRQLNVHIFR; the protein is encoded by the exons ATGGGAAAAGCTGCTTCTTTGATGGAGAGGAAGCCCCACTTCTTCAAAGTCCTGCTTGGAGACTTCTCTCAGAGGCTG GGAATTCCAGTGCAGTTTCTGAAGCATATATCAACTGCAACATCAAAAAGAGTTACCTTACAGGGTCCCAGTGGAAGATGTTGGAATGCAGAACTGGGCAAAAGCAGCAAAGGCACATTCCTCTGCGGAGGGTGGGCAGAATTTGCCGAGGACCATGCACTCAGAGAGTATGAGTTTTTGGTTTTCCAATATGATggggattttatttttactgtGAAAATTTTCGGTGTGAATGCATGTGAGAGAGAGGATTTATTTACAGTAATTCAGAGAAAAAGGCGGAAGTTATATGAGGTGAAAGATAAATCGAGACAACATGTGGAAAGCTCATTGGATGTTGGCCGTGTTCTTCGGTctcaagtaataaaaaaagtgGTACATAATGACGATGTTTCTATGCTGGGTCCTGATGCTGACGGAG GAAATTGTTTGGAACGTTCGGAAACTTTGAAGGATgtcaaaatcaaatcagaatgTGATGACCTCCCAATTGGGATAATTCCTTCACCAAAAAAAGTCTATAAAAGGAGTTGCTTTCAGAAAAGAAAGCTTGTGATTCACGAAGAAAGATCACAAGCACCGGAAACTGCCAACTCTTTCACATCAAAATTCCCTTTTGCAACAGTGAAGCTTTGTCGATCTCATATCACACAGCCATATGTTATG AGGCTGCCCTATGCATTTTCTCGCACACATCTCCCTCGAAAGAAGTTAGTTTTGATTATGAAAGATCCAAATATGAAGTCATCGGAGGTCACTTACATTCCACAAAAGGGAGATGCTGATTTCCTATCAGCAGGTTGGCACAATTTTTTCCGTGGCAATGGCCTCAAGTTAGGTGACGTCTGTGTGTTTGAGCTTGTGAAACCACGTCAGCTTAATGTTCACATCTTCAGATGA
- the LOC120258603 gene encoding B3 domain-containing protein Os01g0723500-like gives MERKPHFFKVLLGDFSQRLRIPVEFLKHISTATSKRVTLKGPSGRCWNAELGKSSKGTFLCGGWAEFAEDHALREYEFLVFQYDGDFTFTVKIFGVNACERQDLFTVSHRKRRKLCEVKDRYVESSLDVGCVLLSSQVIKKEVQSDDVSVLGPDADRGKYLRGRLVARNRIERSGGVLKIRGLEKTWV, from the exons ATGGAGAGGAAGCCCCACTTCTTCAAAGTCCTGCTTGGAGACTTCTCTCAGAGGCTG AGAATTCCAGTTGAGTTTTTGAAGCATATATCTACTGCAACATCAAAAAGAGTTACCTTAAAGGGTCCCAGTGGAAGATGCTGGAACGCAGAACTGGGCAAAAGTAGCAAAGGCACATTCCTCTGCGGAGGGTGGGCAGAATTTGCCGAGGACCATGCACTCAGAGAGTATGAATTTTTGGTTTTCCAATATGATGGGGATTTTACTTTTACTGTGAAAATCTTCGGTGTGAATGCATGTGAGAGACAGGATTTATTTACAGTAAGTCATAGAAAAAGGCGCAAGTTGTGTGAAGTGAAAGATAGGTATGTGGAAAGCTCATTGGATGTTGGCTGCGTTCTTCTTAGCTCGcaagtaataaaaaaagaggTACAAAGTGACGATGTTTCTGTGCTGGGTCCTGATGCTGACAGAGGCAAATaccttaggggccgtttggttgcaAGGAATAGAATAGAGAGGAGTGGAGGAGTATTGAAAATAAGGGGATTGGAAAAAACATGGgtatga
- the LOC120258602 gene encoding B3 domain-containing protein Os01g0723500-like: MERKPHFFKVLIGDFSQSLRIPVEFLKHISTATSKIVTLKGPSGRCWNAELSKRSKGTFLCGGWAEFAEDHALREYEFLVFRYDGDFCFTVKIFGVNACEREDLFKVIQRKRRKLCEVKDRHVESSLDVGGVLHSQVLKKEVQNSNASMLGPDADRGNCLERSESVKNVKIKSEYDDPPVELIASPKKIYKRSCSRKRHLVIHEERSVAQEAANSFTSNFPFTTVKICPSHIAKPFPMRLPHAFSHTHLPRKNSVLIIRDPNMKSWEVTHIPREGGRDSLSAGWHNFCHGNDLKLGDICVFELVKPCQLNAHIFR, encoded by the exons ATGGAGAGGAAGCCTCACTTCTTTAAAGTCCTGATTGGAGACTTCTCTCAGAGCCTG AGAATTCCAGTTGAGTTTCTGAAGCATATATCCACTGCAACATCAAAAATTGTTACCTTAAAGGGTCCCAGTGGAAGATGCTGGAATGCGGAACTGAGCAAAAGAAGCAAAGGCACATTCCTCTGCGGAGGGTGGGCAGAATTTGCTGAGGACCATGCACTGAGAGAGTATGAGTTTTTGGTTTTCCGATATGATGGGGATTTTTGTTTTACTGTGAAGATTTTCGGTGTGAATGCATGTGAGAGAGAGGATCTATTTAAAGTAATTCAGAGAAAAAGGCGCAAGTTATGTGAAGTGAAAGATAGGCATGTGGAAAGCTCATTGGATGTTGGCGGCGTGCTTCACTCTcaagtattaaaaaaagaggTACAAAATAGCAATGCTTCTATGCTGGGTCCTGATGCTGATAGAG GAAATTGTTTGGAACGTTCTGAAAGTGTGAAGAATGTCAAGATCAAATCAGAATATGATGATCCCCCAGTTGAGTTAATTGCTTCgcccaaaaaaatttataaaaggagTTGCTCGCGCAAGAGACATCTTGTGATTCATGAAGAAAGATCAGTAGCACAGGAAGCTGCCAACTCTTTCACATCTAATTTTCCTTTTACAACTGTGAAGATTTGTCCATCTCATATCGCCAAGCCATTTCCTATG AGGCTGCCCCATGCATTTTCTCACACACATCTCCCTCGAAAGAATTCAGTTTTAATAATCAGAGATCCAAATATGAAGTCATGGGAGGTCACTCACATCCCACGAGAAGGAGGTCGTGATAGTCTATCAGCTGGTTGGCACAACTTTTGCCATGGCAATGACCTCAAGCTAGGTGACATCTGTGTGTTTGAGCTTGTGAAACCATGTCAGCTTAATGCTCACATCTTCAGATGA